Proteins encoded by one window of Primulina huaijiensis isolate GDHJ02 chromosome 1, ASM1229523v2, whole genome shotgun sequence:
- the LOC140985421 gene encoding 2-Cys peroxiredoxin BAS1, chloroplastic-like, producing the protein MVCSAATSMAALLPANPNPITKAYTSSRLSPNKFPSLVLPSSFAGVRKSSSSEKCSFVVRASELPLVGNKAPDFEAEAVFDQEFTKVKLSEYIGKKYVILFFYPLDFTFVCPTEIIAFSDRYNEFQKLNTEILGVSIDSVFSHLAWVQTDRKSGGLGDLQYPLVSDVTKSVSQSYGVLIPDQGIALRGLFIIDKEGVIQHSTINNLAIGRSVDETLRTLQALKYVKENPDEVCPAGWKPGEKSMKPDPILSKEYFAAI; encoded by the exons ATGGTTTGCTCAGCTGCCACTTCTATGGCTGCTCTTCTCCCAGCCAATCCTAATCCTATTACCAAAGCTTACACTTCTTCAAGATTATCCCCCAATAAATTCCCGTCACTTGTCCTACCTTCTTCATTTGCTGGAGTTCGCAAATCTTCTTCCTCGGAAAAATGCAGTTTTGTTGTCCGTGCT AGTGAACTTCCACTGGTTGGAAATAAAGCTCCAGACTTTGAGGCAGAGGCTGTTTTTGATCAGGAATTTACTAAG GTTAAACTCTCAGAGTATATTGGGAAAAAATATGTTATTCTCTTCTTCTACCCTCTGGACTTCACGTTTGTTTGCCCCACTG aaATTATTGCCTTCAGTGACCGATACAACGAATTTCAGAAGTTGAACACTGAAATATTGGGTGTATCTATAGACAGTGTG TTTTCGCACCTCGCATGGGTTCAAACAGACAGGAAATCTGGGGGTTTGGGTGATTTGCAGTATCCATTGGTTTCCGATGTGACAAAATCGGTTTCACAATCATATGGCGTGTTGATTCCAGATCAG GGAATTGCATTAAGAGGACTTTTTATTATTGACAAGGAAGGGGTTATCCAACATTCTACTATCAACAACCTTGCAATTGGCCGAAGTGTCGATGAAACGTTAAGAACTCTTCAG GCTTTGAAATATGTTAAAGAGAACCCAGACGAAGTATGCCCTGCTGGATGGAAGCCTGGGGAGAAATCCATGAAGCCGGATCCTATTCTCAGCAAGGAATACTTTGCTGCTATTTAA